In Triticum urartu cultivar G1812 chromosome 6, Tu2.1, whole genome shotgun sequence, the following proteins share a genomic window:
- the LOC125512326 gene encoding 26S proteasome regulatory subunit 8 homolog A-like, whose translation MATVAMDISKPPPAASGDESAKGARGGGEGLRQYYLQHIHDLQLQIRQKTHNLNRLEAQRNDLNSRVRMLREELQLLQEPGSYVGEVVKVMGKSKVLVKVHPEGKYVVDIDKSIDITKITPSTRVALRNDSYMLHLVLPSKVDPLVNLMKVEKVPDSTYDMIGGLDQQIKEIKEVIELPIKHPELFESLGIAQPKGVLLYGPPGTGKTLLARAVAHHTDCTFIRVSGSELVQKYIGEGSRMVRELFVMAREHAPSIIFMDEIDSIGSARMESGTGNGDSEVQRTMLELLNQLDGFEASNKIKVLMATNRIDILDQALLRPGRIDRKIEFPNPNEDSRGDILKIHSRRMNLMRGIDLKKIAGKMNGASGAELKAVCTEAGMFALRERRVHVTQEDFEMAVAKVMKKDNEKNMSLRKLWK comes from the exons ATGGCGACGGTGGCGATGGACATCTCGAAGCCCCCGCCGGCCGCGTCCGGCGACGAGTCGGCCAAGGGCGCGCGTGGCGGAGGCGAGGGGTTGCGCCAGTACTACCTGCAGCACATCCACGACCTGCAGCTCCAGATCCGCCAGAAGACGCACAACCTCAACCGCCTCGAGGCCCAGCGCAACGACCTCAACTCCCGAG TTAGAATGCTTAGGGAAGAGCTACAGTTACTCCAAGAGCCAGGCTCTTATGTTGGTGAGGTGGTGAAGGTCATGGGCAAATCAAAGGTTCTAGTTAAG GTGCATCCAGAAGGCAAATATGTAGTAGATATTGATAAGAGCATCGATATCACAAAAATCACACCTTCAACAAGAGTTGCTCTTCGGAATGATAGCTATATGCTTCATTTGGTCCTTCCAAGCAAAGTTGATCCACTGGTCAATCTTATGAAAGTTGAGAAGGTCCCAGATTCTACATATGATATGATTGGAGGTCTTGATCAGCAAATCAAGGAGATCAAAGAG GTCATCGAGCTTCCTATCAAACATCCTGAGTTATTTGAGAGCCTTGGAATTGCGCAGCCAAAG GGTGTCCTCCTTTATGGACCACCAGGGACAGGCAAAACATTACTGGCACGTGCAGTTGCTCATCACACTGACTGTACCTTCATCAGGGTATCTGGTTCTGAGTTGGTTCAGAAGTATATTGGTGAGGGCTCCCGGATGGTTCGTGAACTCTTTGTTATGGCTAG GGAGCATGCACCATCTATTATATTCATGGATGAAATAGACTCCATTGGATCTGCTAGAATGGAGTCTGGAACTGGCAATGGTGATAGTGAAGTGCAACGGACCATGCTTGAGCTTCTAAACCAACTTGATGGTTTTGAAGCATCAAACAAAATTAAG GTTCTGATGGCAACAAACCGCATAGACATCTTGGATCAAGCCCTTTTGAGGCCTGGCCGCATAGACAGGAAGATTGAATTTCCAAATCCTAATGAGGAT TCACGAGGTGATATCTTGAAGATTCATTCAAGAAGGATGAACTTGATGCGTGGAATTGATCTGAAAAAGATTGCGGGAAAGATGAATGGCGCTTCCGGAGCTGAGCTAAAG GCGGTCTGCACCGAAGCCGGAATGTTTGCTCTCCGTGAGAGAAGGGTGCACGTAACGCAGGAGGACTTCGAGATGGCGGTGGCCAAGGTGATGAAGAAGGACAATGAGAAGAACATGTCCTTGCGGAAGCTGTGGAAGTGA